From Virgibacillus ihumii, the proteins below share one genomic window:
- a CDS encoding ABC transporter ATP-binding protein codes for MKIEVKNLSKQYKDSSALDHVSFTLAEPKIYGLLGRNGAGKTTFMDILSGHILASGGEILIDGERPFDNQRLTQSICLIKEGNNFKRDLKIKNVLRIFAYFYPTWDQQLADELIQEYNLNLNAKVKTLSKGMESALGIIVGLASKAPITIFDEPYIGLDAAARKKFYEILLEEYEAEKRMIIFSTHLIDEVSLMFEEILILQNGLLVMKEEAEVLRNSTCAVSGTAEEVEAFISDKDVIDKKKIAGMMTAYVHADMKQAQSAGLTAEGIPIQELMIHLTEKKGA; via the coding sequence ATGAAGATTGAAGTGAAGAATCTGTCAAAGCAGTATAAAGATTCTAGCGCGCTTGATCATGTCTCATTCACGCTGGCGGAACCGAAAATATACGGTTTGCTCGGTCGTAATGGTGCAGGGAAAACGACATTTATGGATATTTTATCCGGTCATATTTTAGCATCCGGCGGAGAGATTCTGATTGACGGGGAACGTCCGTTTGATAATCAGCGTCTGACGCAGTCAATTTGTTTAATTAAAGAAGGCAACAACTTTAAAAGGGATTTGAAAATCAAAAATGTACTGCGCATCTTTGCTTATTTTTATCCAACGTGGGATCAGCAGCTTGCCGACGAATTAATTCAGGAGTATAACCTGAATCTGAATGCGAAAGTAAAGACATTATCCAAAGGCATGGAATCAGCACTCGGAATCATCGTCGGTCTGGCAAGTAAAGCGCCGATTACGATTTTTGACGAACCATACATTGGACTTGATGCTGCGGCGAGGAAGAAATTTTACGAGATATTGCTGGAAGAATACGAAGCCGAAAAGCGAATGATTATTTTCTCCACACATCTGATTGATGAAGTCAGTTTGATGTTTGAGGAAATTTTGATTCTGCAAAATGGTTTGCTGGTTATGAAAGAGGAAGCAGAAGTATTACGGAACAGCACGTGTGCCGTTTCCGGGACCGCTGAGGAAGTGGAGGCATTTATATCCGATAAAGATGTTATAGATAAGAAGAAAATTGCTGGTATGATGACTGCTTATGTACACGCCGATATGAAGCAGGCTCAGTCGGCCGGGTTAACAGCGGAAGGGATACCGATTCAGGAATTGATGATTCATTTGACTGAAAAGAAGGGGGCATAA
- a CDS encoding GntR family transcriptional regulator, whose amino-acid sequence MKSKLDENKPIFQQIKEQLEDSIINGSVKPGERVPSTNEFAKYYQINPATAAKGINELVAEEILVKRRGVGMFVTENAKALVTGKRKETFYENFMLPLKSEANKLNISNEELLEMVKRGTIR is encoded by the coding sequence ATGAAGAGTAAATTGGATGAAAATAAGCCGATATTTCAACAGATCAAGGAACAACTTGAAGACTCCATCATCAATGGATCGGTAAAGCCGGGGGAACGTGTGCCATCCACCAATGAGTTTGCCAAGTATTATCAGATCAATCCGGCGACAGCTGCAAAGGGAATTAATGAGCTTGTAGCAGAAGAAATATTAGTCAAACGGAGGGGTGTGGGAATGTTTGTTACAGAAAATGCCAAAGCGTTGGTAACCGGAAAACGAAAAGAAACGTTTTATGAGAATTTCATGCTTCCTTTAAAAAGCGAAGCAAACAAACTGAACATCAGTAATGAAGAATTGCTTGAAATGGTAAAGAGGGGGACAATTAGATGA
- a CDS encoding toxin-antitoxin system HicB family antitoxin, which translates to MAKKKNFPLRIDPKLYDILQSWAKDEFRSVNSHVEFLLRESAKKAGRLPKSQDKKIGEDD; encoded by the coding sequence ATGGCTAAAAAGAAAAACTTCCCGCTGCGAATCGACCCAAAGCTATATGATATTTTACAGTCCTGGGCTAAGGATGAATTCCGCAGCGTCAACAGCCATGTGGAATTCCTCCTGCGCGAATCGGCTAAAAAAGCCGGGCGTTTGCCCAAGTCACAGGATAAAAAAATAGGCGAAGATGATTGA
- a CDS encoding SPFH domain-containing protein, with protein sequence MREKDAWVMNGFAGILAIIVLLAVTVFSFFQEYFVLGAISLILAVALGSGVTLVQPNQSVVVIFLGKYMGSIRKEGIAITVPFSNRRTISLRVRNFNSKRLKVNDVNGNPIEIAAVIVFKVVDSAKAVFDVDRYENFVEIQSETAIRAVATKYPYDTFTENEMTLRGNAEEVSDHLAKDLQERLTVSGVEIIETRLTHLAYSTEIAQAMLQRQQASAIIAARKQIVEGAVGMVQDAIEQLERDGIVDLDEERRVAMTNNLLVSIVSDHGTQPVVNTGTLYQ encoded by the coding sequence ATGCGTGAAAAAGATGCTTGGGTGATGAATGGATTTGCCGGCATTCTGGCAATCATTGTATTGCTGGCAGTAACCGTATTCAGCTTTTTTCAGGAATATTTTGTACTTGGAGCTATCTCTCTGATACTGGCTGTTGCATTAGGAAGCGGCGTTACCTTGGTTCAGCCAAATCAGTCCGTGGTTGTTATTTTCCTGGGGAAATACATGGGAAGTATCCGGAAAGAGGGGATTGCCATTACGGTTCCATTTTCTAACCGAAGAACGATCTCACTCCGGGTTCGCAACTTTAACAGTAAGCGTCTGAAAGTCAATGATGTGAACGGAAACCCGATTGAAATCGCTGCTGTAATTGTCTTTAAAGTGGTTGATTCCGCTAAAGCGGTGTTTGACGTTGACCGGTATGAAAACTTCGTGGAAATCCAGAGTGAAACCGCCATACGTGCGGTGGCAACAAAATACCCGTATGATACATTTACTGAAAATGAAATGACATTGCGCGGAAATGCAGAAGAAGTTTCAGATCATCTGGCAAAGGATCTGCAGGAGCGATTAACGGTTTCTGGAGTGGAAATTATCGAAACAAGGCTGACACATCTTGCATACTCCACGGAAATCGCCCAGGCAATGCTCCAGCGCCAGCAGGCAAGCGCGATTATTGCAGCTCGTAAACAAATCGTCGAAGGTGCAGTTGGAATGGTTCAAGATGCAATTGAGCAACTCGAGCGGGATGGTATTGTGGATCTGGATGAGGAGCGCCGTGTAGCTATGACCAACAATCTGCTTGTATCGATTGTATCTGATCATGGCACACAGCCAGTCGTAAATACCGGAACACTGTACCAATAG